From a single Paraburkholderia sp. D15 genomic region:
- a CDS encoding DUF6726 family protein has product MRVVAWLTLGAALLPLGGCAVAALPCRLTSATLKIIPVVGHAAATPFDMCSSAID; this is encoded by the coding sequence ATTCGCGTCGTCGCGTGGTTGACGCTCGGCGCGGCGCTGCTGCCGCTTGGCGGCTGCGCCGTCGCCGCGCTGCCGTGCCGGCTCACCTCGGCGACGCTGAAAATCATCCCGGTCGTCGGCCATGCCGCGGCCACCCCGTTCGACATGTGTTCATCCGCGATCGACTGA
- a CDS encoding response regulator, whose protein sequence is MNPQVLIVDDDPVVRDLLCKFLQSNGFDASVLHDGTHLQRRLERERPSVVVLDIMMPNTDGLRALTALRAAGDDIPVIFVTARGTVADRIVGLSLGADDYLTKPFDPRELLARIHTVLRRRGPSTTSAPEARKPYHFGPFELDFATRSLSRDDTKLPLRDSEFALLKIFVNNPYKVLSRVLIHDLVHRDNLAFRDRSLDVPIWRLRRVIEEDPSNPCYVQTVRGKGYVFVPDADGTPFADEAASSA, encoded by the coding sequence ATGAATCCACAGGTCCTTATCGTCGACGACGATCCGGTCGTACGCGATCTGCTATGCAAGTTTCTGCAGTCGAACGGTTTCGACGCGTCGGTGCTGCATGACGGCACGCATTTGCAGCGGCGGCTCGAACGCGAACGGCCGTCGGTCGTCGTGCTCGACATCATGATGCCGAACACCGACGGCCTGCGCGCGCTCACCGCGCTGCGCGCCGCCGGCGACGACATTCCGGTGATCTTCGTGACGGCGCGCGGCACGGTGGCCGACCGCATCGTCGGGCTCTCGCTCGGCGCGGACGACTATCTGACCAAGCCGTTCGATCCGCGCGAACTGCTTGCCCGCATCCATACGGTGCTGCGTCGTCGCGGGCCGTCTACCACCAGCGCGCCGGAAGCGCGCAAGCCCTACCACTTCGGGCCGTTCGAGCTCGATTTCGCGACCCGCTCGCTATCGCGCGACGACACCAAGCTGCCGCTGCGCGACAGCGAATTCGCGCTCCTGAAGATCTTCGTCAATAACCCGTACAAGGTGCTGTCGCGTGTGCTGATTCACGACCTCGTGCATCGCGACAACCTCGCCTTCCGCGACCGCAGTCTCGACGTGCCGATCTGGCGTCTGCGTCGCGTGATCGAGGAAGATCCGTCCAATCCCTGCTACGTGCAGACGGTGCGCGGCAAAGGCTACGTGTTCGTACCCGACGCCGACGGCACGCCGTTCGCCGACGAGGCCGCCTCCAGCGCATGA
- a CDS encoding ATP-binding protein: MKNPLNTLFGRMALLSTAVLFAIQAGWFVLVVMQPPRHEIDGFARGILLVLQAVNGEPMKGAALAPAMRVHLVPTWNMPASVHLHPPTQHPLIELSRQLRANLPPGTQIAVDDLRPPQLWVLFPGKSNWVVVPVDVPPRPHFLIEAVSMLAGALILSLLAVWQMQKPLSRVAVAARAFGSGGRPEPVTVQGPRELRDLIGSFNDMMRRLNEAGDDQAVMLAGVAHDLKAPLTRLKLRASVLVEESERAGLIRDVDSLTNIVQQFLEFAGQSADAGPPVEVEDFLREQFSSGDDSDNAEHSESADSGEAPLFKLDLRAGPSFTLPRTLLDRLVTNLVDNALEHGAPPVEIATERINGTKGADGTESRWVISVRDHGPGIPDDRIAAAMKPFVRLDAARGGEGHCGLGLAIVARLAHDRGGRCHVRNHARGGLEVRIELPTTAALI; this comes from the coding sequence ATGAAAAACCCGCTGAACACGCTGTTCGGCAGAATGGCGTTGCTCTCGACGGCGGTGTTGTTCGCGATTCAGGCCGGCTGGTTCGTGCTGGTGGTGATGCAGCCGCCGCGCCACGAGATCGACGGTTTCGCGCGCGGCATTCTGCTGGTGCTGCAGGCCGTGAACGGCGAGCCGATGAAGGGCGCCGCGCTCGCGCCCGCCATGCGCGTGCACCTGGTGCCGACCTGGAACATGCCGGCGAGCGTGCATCTGCATCCGCCGACGCAGCACCCGCTGATCGAATTGAGCCGGCAGTTGCGCGCCAATCTGCCGCCCGGCACCCAGATTGCCGTCGACGATCTGCGTCCGCCGCAGTTGTGGGTGCTGTTTCCCGGCAAGTCGAACTGGGTGGTCGTGCCGGTCGACGTGCCGCCGCGTCCGCACTTCCTGATCGAAGCCGTGTCGATGCTCGCGGGCGCGCTGATTCTGTCGCTGCTCGCGGTGTGGCAGATGCAGAAGCCGTTGTCCCGGGTTGCCGTCGCGGCCCGCGCGTTCGGTTCGGGCGGCCGCCCGGAGCCCGTGACCGTGCAAGGTCCGCGCGAGTTGCGCGATCTGATCGGCTCGTTCAACGACATGATGCGGCGCCTGAACGAGGCCGGCGACGATCAGGCGGTGATGCTCGCGGGCGTCGCGCACGATCTGAAAGCGCCGCTTACACGACTGAAGCTGCGCGCCAGCGTGCTGGTGGAGGAAAGCGAACGCGCGGGTCTGATTCGCGACGTGGACTCGCTGACCAATATCGTCCAGCAGTTCCTCGAATTCGCGGGCCAGTCCGCCGATGCCGGGCCGCCGGTCGAGGTCGAGGACTTTCTGCGCGAGCAGTTTTCCTCGGGCGACGACAGCGACAACGCGGAACACAGCGAAAGCGCGGATAGCGGCGAGGCGCCGCTCTTCAAACTCGATCTGCGCGCGGGCCCGTCGTTCACCTTGCCGCGCACGCTGCTCGACCGGCTGGTGACGAATCTCGTGGACAACGCGCTCGAACACGGCGCGCCGCCGGTGGAGATCGCCACTGAGCGCATCAATGGCACCAAGGGCGCCGACGGCACCGAGAGCCGTTGGGTCATCAGCGTGCGCGATCACGGCCCAGGCATTCCCGACGACCGCATTGCCGCCGCGATGAAGCCGTTCGTACGGCTCGATGCCGCGCGCGGCGGCGAAGGACATTGCGGATTGGGTCTCGCGATCGTCGCGCGGCTCGCGCACGATCGCGGCGGACGCTGCCATGTGCGCAATCACGCGCGAGGCGGACTGGAAGTGCGGATTGAATTGCCGACGACCGCGGCGCTGATTTGA
- a CDS encoding tyrosine-protein phosphatase, with protein sequence MPATAKNCSLSRRLASTKLPRAERVDAGLSLGGGAQVTISSDETSPSRRAFLRHSAGMLLMSGLGGSLLSACGGGNLSADQPPTPRVASVANFRDVAGAAAGYPTVDGKQMRRGAFYRANTLTLNAADAATLGKLAIATVYDLRTPGEMARTADVLPVGASLATYNVLGANDFVAPVFDTADAAAAFMEAQARAYVTGAAQRAGYGALLTHLAAGAGAQLFHSSAGKDRAGWVAALLLSIANVPLDVITQDYLLSNVYLAQSIETQIETLRAQDGDAVATVDTPLLNVQESYLQAGFEQVQASYGTMTAYLTQGLGLTQATIDLLRSRLVV encoded by the coding sequence ATGCCCGCCACCGCAAAAAACTGCTCGCTTTCCCGCCGCCTCGCGAGCACGAAACTGCCGCGAGCGGAGCGTGTCGACGCCGGCCTTAGCCTCGGCGGCGGCGCGCAAGTCACGATTTCCTCGGACGAGACGTCACCGTCGCGCCGTGCCTTCCTCAGGCATTCCGCCGGCATGCTCCTGATGTCGGGCCTCGGCGGCTCGCTGCTGTCCGCATGCGGCGGCGGCAATCTCAGCGCCGATCAGCCGCCCACGCCGCGCGTGGCGTCGGTGGCCAATTTCCGCGATGTCGCGGGCGCCGCCGCCGGCTATCCCACCGTCGACGGTAAACAGATGCGGCGTGGCGCGTTCTACCGCGCGAACACACTGACGCTCAACGCCGCCGATGCCGCCACGCTCGGCAAGCTCGCCATCGCCACCGTCTACGATCTGCGCACGCCCGGCGAAATGGCGCGCACCGCCGACGTGCTGCCCGTCGGCGCGTCGCTCGCGACCTACAACGTGCTGGGCGCCAACGACTTCGTCGCGCCGGTGTTCGACACGGCCGATGCCGCCGCCGCGTTCATGGAAGCGCAGGCGCGCGCCTACGTCACGGGCGCCGCGCAGCGCGCCGGCTACGGCGCGCTGCTCACGCATCTGGCGGCAGGCGCGGGCGCGCAGCTGTTTCATTCGAGCGCGGGCAAGGATCGCGCGGGCTGGGTCGCGGCGCTGTTGCTGAGCATCGCCAACGTGCCGCTCGACGTCATCACGCAGGACTATCTGCTGAGCAATGTCTATCTGGCGCAGTCGATCGAGACGCAGATCGAAACGCTGCGCGCGCAGGACGGCGACGCGGTCGCGACCGTCGACACGCCGTTGCTGAACGTCCAGGAAAGTTATCTGCAGGCGGGCTTCGAGCAGGTGCAGGCAAGCTACGGCACGATGACGGCCTATCTGACGCAAGGCCTCGGGCTGACGCAGGCGACGATCGATTTGTTGCGCAGCCGCCTGGTGGTTTGA
- a CDS encoding MFS transporter: MSSLQWFTELSQRERRTLYAGFGGYAVDAFDFMIYSFLIPTLIAMWGMTKSEAGMIATSSLISSAIGGWLAGILADRYGRIRVLQWTIATFALFTFLSGFTHSFWQLLTTRTLQGIGFGGEWSVVTIMMAETIRSPQHRAKAVGTVQSSWSFGWAAAAIIYWAFFALLPEQYAWRACFWIGLLPAAWIIYIRRNVSDPDIFPETRRARDSGFDTSHFLQIFAFPYLKTTLLGSALCTGMLGGYYAITTWLPTYLKTVRHLSVFNTSGYLIVLIVGSFTGYIVGAILCDRIGRRASFVLFAIGSFVLGMVYTMLPITDGMMLALGFPLGIVVQGIFAGVGAYLSELYPNAIRGSGQGFCYNLGRGLGSFFPILVGTLSQTMTLVKAMGIVAGSGYLLVIVAALCLPETKGKVLGAAHPAA; the protein is encoded by the coding sequence ATGTCTTCTCTCCAATGGTTCACCGAGTTGTCCCAGCGCGAACGCCGCACGCTTTATGCCGGCTTCGGCGGCTACGCGGTCGATGCGTTCGATTTCATGATCTACTCGTTCCTCATTCCGACCTTGATCGCGATGTGGGGCATGACCAAAAGCGAAGCGGGCATGATCGCCACCAGCTCGCTGATCTCGTCGGCGATCGGCGGCTGGCTCGCCGGCATTCTCGCCGACCGCTACGGCCGCATCCGCGTACTGCAATGGACCATCGCGACCTTCGCGCTGTTCACGTTCCTGTCCGGCTTCACGCATTCGTTCTGGCAACTGCTCACCACCCGCACGCTGCAGGGCATCGGCTTCGGCGGCGAATGGTCGGTCGTGACGATCATGATGGCCGAGACCATCCGCTCGCCGCAGCATCGCGCGAAAGCCGTCGGCACCGTACAGAGCAGCTGGTCGTTCGGCTGGGCGGCCGCGGCGATCATCTACTGGGCATTTTTCGCGTTGCTGCCGGAGCAGTACGCATGGCGTGCGTGTTTCTGGATCGGTCTGCTGCCGGCCGCGTGGATCATCTACATTCGCCGCAACGTCAGCGACCCGGACATCTTTCCGGAGACGCGGCGCGCGCGCGATAGCGGCTTCGATACCTCGCACTTCCTGCAGATTTTCGCGTTTCCCTATCTCAAGACCACCCTGCTCGGCAGTGCGCTGTGCACCGGCATGCTCGGCGGTTACTACGCGATTACCACCTGGCTGCCGACCTATCTGAAAACCGTGCGCCATCTGTCCGTGTTCAACACCAGCGGTTATCTGATCGTGCTGATCGTCGGTTCGTTCACCGGCTATATCGTCGGGGCGATTCTGTGCGACCGGATCGGCCGGCGCGCATCGTTCGTTCTGTTCGCGATCGGCTCGTTCGTGCTCGGCATGGTCTACACGATGCTGCCGATCACCGACGGCATGATGCTCGCGCTCGGCTTTCCGCTCGGCATCGTCGTGCAGGGGATTTTCGCGGGCGTGGGCGCGTATCTGTCGGAGCTGTACCCGAACGCGATACGCGGCTCCGGTCAGGGCTTCTGCTACAACCTGGGGCGCGGGCTCGGCTCGTTCTTTCCGATCCTCGTGGGGACGCTATCGCAAACCATGACGCTGGTGAAGGCGATGGGTATCGTCGCCGGCTCAGGCTATCTGCTGGTGATCGTCGCCGCACTGTGCCTGCCGGAGACCAAGGGTAAAGTCCTCGGCGCGGCACATCCCGCCGCCTGA
- a CDS encoding D-amino acid dehydrogenase, with amino-acid sequence MKTIVLGGGVIGVATAFYLCRQGCEVTLIEREPDVALSTSFGNAGVIAPGYVTPWAAPGMPAKILKYLFKPASPLIFRPTFDPAQWRWIARWLRECDLERFRVNKQRMQRIAYYSRDCLLEFRARHPFDYGRSQGYLQLFRSEYDVELAQPALTVLRDAGIAHREVSAAQCVEIEPGLRWAREAPVSGLYLPDDEAGDCARFTRELRAICERNGVQFRFDTRVTSLDVQGGAVRGVRIDSERGGETLAADAVVVALGVDSAALLAPLGVKVPLYPVKGYSATLPVTDDEKAPRAALMDESLKTAITRFGNNLRVAGTAELGNRQTTLREQALQTLMKVLKDWFPHAANPTSAHFWVGRRPMTPDGAPLLGACGVGNLWLNLGHGSTGWAMSMGSGRVVADLVTGQVPEIDLAGLTVERYRR; translated from the coding sequence ATGAAAACGATCGTTCTGGGCGGCGGCGTGATCGGCGTCGCCACCGCTTTCTACCTGTGCCGGCAGGGCTGCGAAGTGACGCTGATCGAGCGCGAACCCGATGTCGCGCTGTCCACCAGTTTCGGCAACGCGGGCGTGATCGCACCGGGCTACGTCACACCTTGGGCCGCGCCCGGCATGCCGGCGAAGATTCTCAAATACCTGTTCAAACCGGCCTCGCCGCTGATCTTCCGGCCGACCTTCGATCCCGCGCAGTGGCGCTGGATCGCGCGCTGGCTGCGCGAGTGCGATCTCGAACGGTTTCGCGTCAACAAGCAACGGATGCAACGGATCGCCTACTACAGCCGCGACTGTCTGCTTGAATTCCGCGCGCGTCATCCGTTCGACTATGGACGCAGCCAGGGCTATCTACAGCTATTTCGCAGCGAATACGACGTCGAACTGGCGCAGCCGGCGCTGACGGTGCTGCGCGACGCGGGTATCGCGCATCGGGAAGTCAGCGCGGCGCAGTGTGTGGAGATCGAACCAGGCTTGCGCTGGGCACGCGAAGCGCCGGTTTCCGGCCTCTATCTACCCGATGACGAAGCCGGCGATTGTGCACGCTTCACCCGCGAACTACGCGCGATCTGCGAACGCAATGGTGTGCAGTTCCGCTTCGACACGCGGGTCACATCGCTCGATGTGCAAGGCGGCGCGGTGCGTGGCGTGCGCATCGACAGCGAGCGCGGCGGCGAGACATTGGCGGCGGATGCGGTGGTGGTGGCGCTGGGCGTCGATAGTGCGGCGTTGCTCGCGCCGCTTGGCGTGAAGGTGCCGCTGTACCCGGTGAAAGGCTATTCCGCGACCTTGCCCGTTACCGACGACGAAAAGGCGCCGCGCGCCGCGCTGATGGACGAGTCGCTCAAAACCGCGATCACGCGCTTCGGCAATAACCTGCGTGTGGCTGGCACGGCGGAGCTGGGCAATCGGCAAACCACATTGCGCGAACAGGCGTTGCAGACGCTGATGAAGGTGCTGAAGGACTGGTTCCCGCATGCGGCGAATCCGACTTCCGCCCATTTCTGGGTTGGACGCAGACCGATGACGCCAGACGGCGCGCCGCTACTCGGCGCATGCGGCGTAGGCAATCTGTGGCTGAATCTGGGACACGGCTCGACGGGCTGGGCGATGTCGATGGGATCGGGACGCGTGGTCGCGGATCTGGTTACGGGGCAAGTGCCGGAGATCGATTTGGCGGGGCTGACGGTGGAACGGTATCGACGATAG
- a CDS encoding PIN domain-containing protein — translation MIIFDANVLISLSTGNENDEAFERISGLIRDSVERKSVIGVPAPAWAEFLCGVGSGTPGVIQILKKRSAIRILPFDEIAATELAAIDQSTRATGGKKGASRSHWQKIKVDRQILAIARVLDAKTIYTEDADLIAEAKRIGQTACRVTDIPLKPRQTKLELLEPA, via the coding sequence ATGATCATCTTTGACGCGAATGTACTCATTTCTTTATCAACCGGAAACGAAAACGACGAGGCGTTCGAACGTATCTCCGGCCTAATTCGGGATAGCGTCGAAAGAAAATCGGTCATTGGTGTGCCAGCGCCGGCGTGGGCCGAATTTCTCTGTGGCGTCGGATCAGGAACACCCGGTGTCATCCAGATTCTCAAAAAACGCAGCGCCATTCGAATTCTTCCGTTTGACGAAATAGCGGCCACCGAACTCGCTGCTATCGATCAGTCGACACGTGCTACGGGTGGCAAGAAAGGCGCCTCCAGGTCTCATTGGCAGAAAATCAAGGTGGACCGCCAGATTCTGGCCATCGCACGCGTGCTCGACGCAAAAACGATTTATACGGAAGACGCCGACCTGATCGCTGAAGCGAAACGTATCGGACAGACGGCATGCCGAGTGACCGATATCCCGCTCAAACCCAGGCAAACCAAACTCGAACTGCTGGAACCGGCGTAA